A single window of Nicotiana sylvestris chromosome 5, ASM39365v2, whole genome shotgun sequence DNA harbors:
- the LOC104234644 gene encoding uncharacterized protein — MARNEEKAQSMLNRFITMKEEEKKKPKERRPYLASECRDLAEADKWRQQIMREIGRKVAEIQNEGLGEHRLRDLNDEINKLIREKGHWERRIIELGGPNYTKHSAKMTDLEGNIVDVPNPGGRGPGYRYFGAAKKLPGVRELFEKPPELRKRRTRYDIYKRIDASYYGYRDEEDGILEKLEGPAEKKMQAAAVKEWMEMEEIKREAMKAVKSGEVVEVGLGSKILFEEEEDVIEEERRQKEREEEKEKEFVVHVPLPDEKEIERMVVEQKKMELLSKYASEDLMEEQMEAKAMLNIQR; from the exons ATGGCGCGTAATGAAGAGAAAGCTCAGTCAATGTTAAATCGATTCATCacaatgaaagaagaagaaaagaaaaagcccAAAGAACGGCGCCCATATTTAGCCTCAGAGTGTCGAGATTTAGCTGAAGCAGACAAATGGAGGCAGCAAATTATGCGAGAAATCGGTCGAAAAGTAGCCGAGATCCAAAACGAAGGATTAGGAGAACACAGATTAAGAGACCTAAATGATGAGATTAATAAGTTGATTAGAGAAAAAGGACATTGGGAAAGGAGGATTATTGAACTTGGTGGGCCTAATTATACTAAGCATTCGGCTAAAATGACGGATTTGGAAGGGAATATTGTTGATGTTCCAAACCCGGGTGGACGTGGTCCTGGGTATAGGTATTTTGGTGCTGCGAAGAAGTTGCCTGGTGTTAGGGAGTTGTTTGAGAAACCTCCTGAATTGCGAAAACGAAGAACAAG GTATGATATATACAAGAGGATTGATGCCAGCTACTACGGGTACAGAGATGAAGAGGATGGAATATTGGAGAAGTTGGAGGGACCAGCAGAGAAGAAGATGCAGGCTGCAGCTGTGAAAGAATGGATGGAGATGGAAGAGATAAAGAGGGAAGCCATGAAGGCGGTAAAAAGTGGGGAGGTAGTGGAGGTGGGTTTGGGATCAAAGATATTGTTCGAGGAGGAAGAGGATGTGATCGAGGAGGAGAGGAGGCAAAAGGAGAGGGAGgaggagaaagaaaaagaatttgTGGTACATGTACCATTGCCGGACGAGAAGGAGATTGAAAGGATGGTAGTGGAGCAGAAGAAGATGGAGCTCTTGAGCAAGTATGCTAGTGAGGATTTAATGGAAGAGCAAATGGAAGCTAAGGCCATGCTCAACATTCAAAGGTAG
- the LOC138868327 gene encoding uncharacterized mitochondrial protein AtMg00810-like: MVTIRSIVAFVAVSHWFIFQMDVHNAFFMVIYVKKFICKFMMAFQVRRSIRRKGEDLVIVLVYVDDLLVTDNNLNLIEKARKNLQNRFKMKDLGELKYFLGIEFSRSEKGIHMCQRNVFNKERLFDERLLEDRSGYQRIVGRLLYLTMTRPDIAFVVQVLSQFMHAPKQSHLDAAMRVIKYIKGNPGLGLFLPAGGTQKLVAFCESDWGACMKTRKSVTSYAVKFGNALISRKYKNQGTVSRSVSEAKFRSMATTVAEIKWLVG, from the exons ATGGTTACAATAAGATCTATAGTAGCTTTTGTTGCCGTGTCACACTGGTTTATCTTTCAAATGGATGTTCATAATGCATTCTTCATGGTCATTTATGTGAAGAAGTTTATATGCAAATTCATGATGGCTTTTCAAGTTAGGAGGAGTATCAGAAG GAAGGGAGAAGATTTGGTGATTGTACTTGTCTATGTAGATGATCTATTAGTTACTGATAATAACCTGAATTTGATTGAGAAGGCTAGGAAGAATCTGCAGAACAGGTTTAAGATGAAAGACTTAGGGGAGTTGAAGTACTTTCTTGGCATAGAGTTTTCAAGATCAGAGAAAGGCATTCATATGTGCCAAAGAAA TGTGTTCAACAAGGAAAGATTGTTTGATGAGAGACTACTTGAAGACAGAAGTGGTTATCAAAGAATAGTGGGAAGATTACTATATTTGACTATGACTAGACCTGACATAGCCTTTGTAGTACAGGTGCTAAGTCAATTCATGCATGCTCCTAAGCAATCACATCTAGATGCTGCTATGAGAGTAATCAAATACATTAAAGGAAATCCTGGGCTTGGACTGTTCTTACCAGCAGGTGGCACTCAGAAGCTGGTTGCATTCTGTGAGTCAGACTGGGGTGCATGTATGAAAACAAGAAAGTCAGTCACAAGTTATGCTGTGAAGTTTGGTAATGCTTTGATTTCCCGGAAATACAAAAATCAAGGAACAGTATCAAGAAGTGTATCTGAGGCAAAATTCAGAAGTATGGCCACTACTGTTGCAGAGATCAAATGGTTAGTTGGGTAG